Proteins encoded in a region of the Zea mays cultivar B73 chromosome 4, Zm-B73-REFERENCE-NAM-5.0, whole genome shotgun sequence genome:
- the LOC100275740 gene encoding uncharacterized protein LOC100275740 — MSLHASYVVVPSLVSFSSHPMFPAARCSVPGLYPHPNAAACRRAPPPTAVSAKARRSSRGSRRERSWDDGGGSDSDVDDGFFGQEQGEEDEPTPSPAGRPAPAAPQLRGSDVLRALQRAAAAKEAARNKKKPAARQRQGKERPAGGDVEAREVRPVVIRPEWTARIRELELRVQQLAADK, encoded by the coding sequence ATGAGCCTGCACGCCTCGTATGTCGTCGTCCCATCCCTAGTCTCATTCTCATCCCATCCAATGTTCCCCGCCGCACGCTGCTCCGTCCCTGGTCTCTACCCCCACCCGAACGCAGCCGCCTGCCGCCGTGCGCCGCCGCCCACCGCCGTGTCAGCCAAGGCGCGCCGCTCGAGCCGAGGCTCCCGCCGCGAACGCTCGTGGGACGACGGCGGCGGATCGGATTCCGACGTCGACGACGGCTTCTTCGGCCAAGAGCAGGGCGAGGAGGATGAGCCAACGCCCTCCCCCGCCGGACGTCCCGCCCCAGCAGCGCCCCAGCTGCGGGGGTCCGACGTGCTGCGCGCGCTGCAGAGGGCCGCCGCGGCCAAGGAGGCCGCCAGGAACAAGAAGAAGCCGGCGGCGCGCCAGCGGCAGGGGAAAGAGAGGCCGGCGGGTGGCGACGTGGAAGCCCGGGAGGTGAGGCCCGTGGTGATAAGGCCCGAGTGGACGGCGAGGATCCGGGAGCTGGAGCTCAGGGTGCAGCAGCTCGCCGCCGACAAGTAG